The following coding sequences are from one Humulus lupulus chromosome X, drHumLupu1.1, whole genome shotgun sequence window:
- the LOC133806849 gene encoding L10-interacting MYB domain-containing protein-like, with protein sequence MATLAVSAVTIKDRSESEADEEEWRKQRETEFVITEVSNVLMASEGEVTQGKSKAIWDPPTHEKWIDLVVEQVRAGNRNGSHSSKLGWKNFIEKFNLATKRNYDRKQMKNHWDNVKKEWQPWDSLLRGETGLGWDIQRQTVDAPDEWWDAKLQKYPDAAKFRVRGLEHSFKLDELFRDVTATGARAWAPTSGSLPPLYTEDHNDIEIDENLEESDHEGVGDPMKKETKLLGPNRKQFKKGKKNNSTTSKLSKQLDEICEAIKNRSSYIRTDPPGCSVQEVIDKLVTLPGCEPMSPLFKVGTSLFTKKANREIFEALKEPKYQIEWLKEQKFDF encoded by the exons ATGGCGACTCTCGCAGTCTCCGCCGTGACGATTAAAGATAGATCTGAGAGTGAGGCTGACGAAGAGGAATGGCGAAAACAGAGAGAGACAGAGTTCGTAATAACTGAAGTGAGCAACGTATT aatggCGAGTGAGGGTGAGGTAACACAAGGAAAATCAAAAGCAATTTGGGATCCACCAACACATGAGAAATGGATTGATTTAGTTGTAGAACAAGTGAGAGCAGGTAATAGAAATGGATCACATTCGAGCAAATTAGGTTGGAAAAATTTTATTGAAAAATTTAATCTTGCTACAAAAAGAAATTATGATCGAAAGCAAATGAAAAATCATTGGGATAATGTTAAAAAAGAGTGGCAACCATGGGATTCATTACTTAGAGGAGAGACTGGACTTGGTTGGGACATACAGAGGCAAACAGTTGATGCTCCAGATGAATGGTGGGATGCAAAGTTACAA AAATATCCGGATGCTGCTAAATTTCGAGTGAGAGGTTTAGAACATTCTTTCAAACTGGATGAGTTGTTTAGAGATGTTACTGCTACAGGAGCTAGAGCTTGGGCACCAACCTCTGGTTCACTACCTCCTTTATACACCGAGGATCATAATGATATagagattgatgagaatttggagGAAAGTGATCATGAGGGAGTGGGTGATCCAATGAAAAAAGAGACTAAATTACTTGGTCCAAATAGAAAGCAATTTAAGAAGGGAAAAAAGAATAATTCTACAACATCAAAGTTGTCCAAACAACTTGATGAGATTTGTGAGGCGATCAAAAATAGGAGTTCATACATACGTACCGATCCACCGGGATGTAGTGTTCAAGAAGTTATCGATAAGTTAGTTACACTTCCAGGTTGTGAACCAATGAGCCCTCTTTTCAAAGTTGGTACTTCCTTGTTCACAAAGAAAGCAAATAGGGAAATTTTTGAAGCTTTGAAGGAGCCTAAATATCAAATTGAATGGCTGAAAGAACAAAAGTTCGATTTCTAA
- the LOC133806850 gene encoding protein ALP1-like, whose translation MDSDTNSEDMNEEYIQQVIAEEMEIDELVLVVARTSVYYHNNFLVKEPCRNSPHTSWKFMMEIMDGNGRRCHEMFRMEKHVFCKLCDRLRSYGLKSSKGVRLEESVGMFMMILGHGAGNRMIQEHFQHSGETVSRQFSNVLEKMSMLALDEIRPPENFDEVPYYIRNNPRYWPYFKDCIGAIDGTHVRVSLPVDKQIPYIGRKGCPTQNIMVVCGFDMLFTFVWAGWEGTAHDTRIFLEALRNTHLNFPKPPNGKYYLVDAGYPNMKGYLAPYKGTRYHLPQFQQGSQPSGSKEVFNHAHSSLCSVIERCFGVWKARWEILQRMPNYKFDKQVAIVTASMALHNFIRRETINDIEFPSFDETNDDFVNDDDPNINLVRDESEMGVIRDKIAAELMLK comes from the exons ATGGATAGTGACACAAATTCAGAAGACATGAATGAAGAATATATACAACAAGTCATAGCAGAAGAAATGGAAATTGATGAACTTGTCCTTGTTGTTGCAAGAACATCagtatattatcataataattttTTGGTTAAGGAACCATGTAGAAATTCACCTCACACTAGCTGGAAATTTATGATGGAAATTATGGATGGAAATGGTCGACGATGTCATGAGATGTTTCGAATGGAAAAACATGTTTTTTGTAAACTGTGTGATAGATTGAGAAGTTATGGACTAAAATCTAGTAAAGGTGTGAGACTAGAAGAGTCAGTTGgtatgtttatgatgattttaGGACATGGTGCAGGAAATAGAAtgattcaagagcattttcagcATTCAGGTGAAACTGTTAGTAGACAATTTTCAAATGTATTGGAAAAAATGAGTATGCTTGCTTTGGATGAAATTAGACCACCTGAAAATTTTGATGAAGTCCCATATTATATTCGAAACAATCCTAGATATTGGCCATACTTTAAG GATTGTATTGGAGCAATAGACGGAACACATGTTCGAGTTTCACTTCCAGTAGATAAACAAATACCATACATTGGAAGAAAGGGTTGTCCTACACAAAATATTATGGTTGTATGTGGATTTGATATGTTATTCACATTTGTATGGGCGGGTTGGGAAGGAACAGCACATGATACTCGTATATTTCTTGAAGCATTGAGAAATACACATCTTAATTTTCCTAAACCACCCAATG gtAAGTATTACTTAGTTGATGCAGGGTATCCAAATATGAAAGGTTATTTAGCTCCATATAAAGGGACAAGATACCATCTTCCTCAATTTCAACAAGGTAGTCAACCTAGTGGCTCTAAAGAAGTATTTAACCACGCTCATTCATCATTGTGCAGTGTTATTGAACGTTGTTTTGGTGTTTGGAAAGCacgatgggaaattttgcaacgAATGCCAAATTATAAGTTTGATAAACAAGTAGCTATTGTTACAGCTTCAATGGCTTTACATAATTTTATCAGGAGAGAGACCATTAATGACATAGAGTTCCCATCTTttgatgaaacaaatgatgattTTGTAAATGACGATGACCCAAATATTAACTTAGTAAGAGATGAGAGTGAAATGGGAGTTATTCGTGATAAAATCGCAGCTGAACTCATGCTTAAATAA
- the LOC133807046 gene encoding uncharacterized protein LOC133807046 isoform X1 translates to MAMATRVSLLFCVMVLLYAKHSFSLYEDQVGLMDWHQQYIGKVKQAVFHTQKAGRKRVVVSTEENVVASLDLRHGEIFWRHVLGSNDAVDGIDIALGKYVITLSSGGGILRAWNLPDGQMVWESFLQVSKSSKSLLSIPTNLKVDKDNLILIFGNGCLHAVSSVDGEIVWKKDFAAESVEVQQIIRPFDSEIIYALGSVGSSQFEVFSINARNGNLLNKNGAVFPGDFSGEMLLVSDDLVVALDATKSKIVTINFQDGIKFQQTYLSNLIGDSSGTAVLLPLKLQEMFALEINGFKIFIRITGEGNLEVVDKVNNAAVVSDPLLLSEGQKAFALIQHDDGRIHLRVKLVHDWNNELHKESIVMDHGKGFVHRVFINNYIRTDRSNGFRALVVTEDHSLLLLQQGAIVWSREDGLASIVDVATSELPVEKEGVSVAQVEDNLFEWLKGHMLKLKGTLMLASPEDVALIQGMRLKNSVKSKMTRDHNGFRKLLIVLTRAGKLFALHTGDGRVVWSLLLPSLRNSACKYPSGISIYQWQIPHHHALDENPSVLVAGRCGQSYDAPGVLSFIDTYTGKEISTLSPAHSVVQVIPLPFTDATEQRLHLLIDLDHRTYLYPRTSEAISIFQREFSNIYWHSVDADKGIVKGHALKRNSASENLDEYCFDSRDVWSIVFPPDSEKIIATVTRKLNEVVHTQTKIIADHDVMYKYISKNLMFVATVTPKASGEIGTATPEESSLVVYLIDTITGRILHRMTHHGSQGPVHAVFSENWVVYHYFNLRAHRYEMSVIEIYDQSRAANKDLWKLVLGKHNLTSPISSYSRTEVVTKSQSYFFTNSVKAISVTSTAKGITSKQLLIGTIADQVLALDKRFLDPRRSVNPSQAEREEGLVPLTDSLPIIPQSYVTHALKVEGLRGIVTVPARLESTTLVFAYGVDLFYTRTAPSRTYDSLTDDFSYALLLITIVVLIAAIFVTWILSEKKDLQDKWR, encoded by the exons ATGGCTATGGCGACTAGGGTTTCTCTACTGTTTTGTGTGATGGTTTTACTTTACGCGAAGCATAGCTTTTCGCTTTACGAAGATCAAGTTGGTCTCATGGACTG GCACCAACAATACATAGGGAAGGTGAAACAAGCAGTGTTCCACACTCAGAAAGCTGGCCGAAAGCGTGTTGTTGTGTCCACCGAGGAGAATGTTGTTGCTTCTCTTGATCTTCGACATGGAGAGATTT TTTGGAGACACGTTCTTGGCAGCAATGATGCTGTGGATGGAATAGATATTGCTCTGGGAAAAT ATGTTATAACCCTGTCATCTGGCGGAGGTATCTTAAGAGCATGGAACCTTCCTGATGGTCAAATGGTTTGGGAGTCTTTTCTTCAGGTTTCAAAGTCCTCAAAGTCATTGCTATCCATTCCG ACAAATTTGAAAGTTGACAAGGATAATTTGATCCTCATTTTTGGTAATGGGTGTCTTCATGCTGTTTCTAGTGTAGATGGTGAGATTGTTTGGAAGAAGGACTTTGCAGCAGAAAG TGTTGAGGTCCAACAGATTATCCGGCCATTTGACAGTGAGATAATATATGCGCTAGGTTCTGTTGGCTCTTCTCAGTTTGAGGTGTTTTCAATAAATGCAAGGAACGGAAACTTGCTGAATAAAAATGGTGCTGTCTTTCCTGGTGATTTTTCAGGGGAGATGTTATTGGTTTCTGATGACCTGGTTGTGGCATTGGATGCCACTAAGTCCAAGATAGTAACAATAAACTTTCAGGATGGTATCAAATTTCAGCAGACATATTTATCTAATCTTATTGGTGATTCTTCTGGGACAGCAGTATTGTTGCCCTTAAAGCTTCAAGAAATGTTTGCTCTAGAAATCAAtggatttaaaatatttattagaaTAACTGGTGAAGGCAATCTGGAGGTTGTGGATAAAGTCAACAATGCAGCAGTTGTTAGTGATCCTCTCTTACTTTCAGAGGGCCAAAAAGCTTTTGCACTAATTCAGCATGATGATGGCAGGATTCATCTTAGAGTGAAGCTTGTCCATGACTGGAATAATGAATTGCATAAGGAGAGTATAGTGATGGACCATGGTAAGGGGTTTGTCCATAGGGTATTTATTAACAATTATATCCGCACAGACAGGTCTAATGGATTTAGGGCCTTGGTTGTCACGGAAGATCATTCACTGTTGCTGTTACAACAAGGAGCGATTGTCTGGAGTAGGGAGGATGGCCTTGCCTCAATTGTAGATGTAGCAACATCAGAACTACCTGTGGAAAAGGAGGGTGTATCAGTTGCACAAGTGGAGGATAACCTCTTTGAATGGCTTAAG GGTCACATGCTGAAGCTTAAGGGAACTTTGATGCTTGCAAGTCCTGAGGATGTTGCATTAATCCAAGGGATGAGATTAAAGAATTCTGTGAAGAGCAAAATGACCCGAGATCACAATGGTTTCCGGAAGCTGCTTATAGTCCTAACTCGAGCAGGAAAGCTGTTTGCCTTGCACACTGGAGATGGACGAGTTGTTTGGTCTCTTTTACTGCCTTCACTGCGTAATTCAGCATGCAAGTATCCGAGTGGGATTAGTATTTACCAATGGCAGATTCCCCATCATCATGCATTGGATGAAAATCCATCTGTACTCGTAGCAGGCCGGTGTGGACAAAGTTATGACGCACCGGGAGTTCTTTCTTTTATTGATACTTACACTGGGAAGGAAATAAGTACATTGAGTCCTGCTCATTCTGTTGTACAAGTTATTCCACTGCCCTTCACTGATGCAACCGAACAGCGTCTTCATCTACTGATAGATCTGGACCATCGTACCTATCTATACCCCAGAACTTCTGAAGCTATTAGTATTTTTCAACGTGAGTTTTCAAACATTTACTGGCACTCAGTTGATGCTGATAAAGGCATCGTTAAGGGTCATGCTTTGAAGAGAAATTCTGCCAGTGAAAACCTTGATGAGTATTGCTTTGACTCTAGAGATGTATGGTCAATTGTATTTCCACCTGACTCGGAAAAGATAATTGCAACTGTGACAAGAAAATTGAACGAG GTGGTCCATACTCAGACAAAGATTATAGCAGATCATGATGTAATGTACAAGTATATCTCAAAAAATTTGATGTTTGTTGCCACTGTTACGCCAAAAGCTAGTGGTGAAATTGGAACAGCTACCCCGGAGGAGTCGTCATTGGTTGTTTATCTTATTGATACTATAACTGGTCGTATATTGCACAGAATGACTCATCATGGTTCTCAGGGTCCTGTCCATGCT GTTTTCAGTGAGAACTGGGTTGTCTATCACTACTTCAATTTGAGAGCACACAGATATGAGATGTCAGTCATTGAGATATACGACCAGTCTCGAGCG GCCAACAAGGATTTGTGGAAGCTTGTTCTTGGAAAACATAATCTTACTTCTCCTATTTCTTCGTACTCCCGAACTGAGGTTGTGACGAAATCGCAATCTTACTTTTTCACTAATTCTGTTAAAGCTATATCAGTGACATCAACAGCTAAGGGAATAACTTCAAAGCAGCTTCTTATTGGTACTATTGCAGATCAG GTTTTGGCACTTGATAAACGATTTCTAGATCCCCGTCGATCAGTCAACCCTTCACAAGCTGAGCGTGAAGAAGGCCTTGTTCCTTTAACAGATTCATTGCCCATCATTCCTCAG TCTTATGTAACGCATGCCCTTAAAGTAGAAGGACTTCGAGGCATAGTTACTGTACCTGCCAGGTTGGAGTCAACAACACTTGTTTTTGCATATGGAGTCGATCTCTTTTACACGCGAACTGCACCTTCGAGGACCTATGATTCGCTCACTGATGATTTTAGTTATGCTTTGCTCCTCATCACCATCGTTGTACTAATAGCGGCAATCTTCGTAACATGGATTTTGTCTGAGAAGAAAGATTTACAAGATAAGTGGAGGTGA
- the LOC133807046 gene encoding uncharacterized protein LOC133807046 isoform X2 codes for MVWESFLQVSKSSKSLLSIPTNLKVDKDNLILIFGNGCLHAVSSVDGEIVWKKDFAAESVEVQQIIRPFDSEIIYALGSVGSSQFEVFSINARNGNLLNKNGAVFPGDFSGEMLLVSDDLVVALDATKSKIVTINFQDGIKFQQTYLSNLIGDSSGTAVLLPLKLQEMFALEINGFKIFIRITGEGNLEVVDKVNNAAVVSDPLLLSEGQKAFALIQHDDGRIHLRVKLVHDWNNELHKESIVMDHGKGFVHRVFINNYIRTDRSNGFRALVVTEDHSLLLLQQGAIVWSREDGLASIVDVATSELPVEKEGVSVAQVEDNLFEWLKGHMLKLKGTLMLASPEDVALIQGMRLKNSVKSKMTRDHNGFRKLLIVLTRAGKLFALHTGDGRVVWSLLLPSLRNSACKYPSGISIYQWQIPHHHALDENPSVLVAGRCGQSYDAPGVLSFIDTYTGKEISTLSPAHSVVQVIPLPFTDATEQRLHLLIDLDHRTYLYPRTSEAISIFQREFSNIYWHSVDADKGIVKGHALKRNSASENLDEYCFDSRDVWSIVFPPDSEKIIATVTRKLNEVVHTQTKIIADHDVMYKYISKNLMFVATVTPKASGEIGTATPEESSLVVYLIDTITGRILHRMTHHGSQGPVHAVFSENWVVYHYFNLRAHRYEMSVIEIYDQSRAANKDLWKLVLGKHNLTSPISSYSRTEVVTKSQSYFFTNSVKAISVTSTAKGITSKQLLIGTIADQVLALDKRFLDPRRSVNPSQAEREEGLVPLTDSLPIIPQSYVTHALKVEGLRGIVTVPARLESTTLVFAYGVDLFYTRTAPSRTYDSLTDDFSYALLLITIVVLIAAIFVTWILSEKKDLQDKWR; via the exons ATGGTTTGGGAGTCTTTTCTTCAGGTTTCAAAGTCCTCAAAGTCATTGCTATCCATTCCG ACAAATTTGAAAGTTGACAAGGATAATTTGATCCTCATTTTTGGTAATGGGTGTCTTCATGCTGTTTCTAGTGTAGATGGTGAGATTGTTTGGAAGAAGGACTTTGCAGCAGAAAG TGTTGAGGTCCAACAGATTATCCGGCCATTTGACAGTGAGATAATATATGCGCTAGGTTCTGTTGGCTCTTCTCAGTTTGAGGTGTTTTCAATAAATGCAAGGAACGGAAACTTGCTGAATAAAAATGGTGCTGTCTTTCCTGGTGATTTTTCAGGGGAGATGTTATTGGTTTCTGATGACCTGGTTGTGGCATTGGATGCCACTAAGTCCAAGATAGTAACAATAAACTTTCAGGATGGTATCAAATTTCAGCAGACATATTTATCTAATCTTATTGGTGATTCTTCTGGGACAGCAGTATTGTTGCCCTTAAAGCTTCAAGAAATGTTTGCTCTAGAAATCAAtggatttaaaatatttattagaaTAACTGGTGAAGGCAATCTGGAGGTTGTGGATAAAGTCAACAATGCAGCAGTTGTTAGTGATCCTCTCTTACTTTCAGAGGGCCAAAAAGCTTTTGCACTAATTCAGCATGATGATGGCAGGATTCATCTTAGAGTGAAGCTTGTCCATGACTGGAATAATGAATTGCATAAGGAGAGTATAGTGATGGACCATGGTAAGGGGTTTGTCCATAGGGTATTTATTAACAATTATATCCGCACAGACAGGTCTAATGGATTTAGGGCCTTGGTTGTCACGGAAGATCATTCACTGTTGCTGTTACAACAAGGAGCGATTGTCTGGAGTAGGGAGGATGGCCTTGCCTCAATTGTAGATGTAGCAACATCAGAACTACCTGTGGAAAAGGAGGGTGTATCAGTTGCACAAGTGGAGGATAACCTCTTTGAATGGCTTAAG GGTCACATGCTGAAGCTTAAGGGAACTTTGATGCTTGCAAGTCCTGAGGATGTTGCATTAATCCAAGGGATGAGATTAAAGAATTCTGTGAAGAGCAAAATGACCCGAGATCACAATGGTTTCCGGAAGCTGCTTATAGTCCTAACTCGAGCAGGAAAGCTGTTTGCCTTGCACACTGGAGATGGACGAGTTGTTTGGTCTCTTTTACTGCCTTCACTGCGTAATTCAGCATGCAAGTATCCGAGTGGGATTAGTATTTACCAATGGCAGATTCCCCATCATCATGCATTGGATGAAAATCCATCTGTACTCGTAGCAGGCCGGTGTGGACAAAGTTATGACGCACCGGGAGTTCTTTCTTTTATTGATACTTACACTGGGAAGGAAATAAGTACATTGAGTCCTGCTCATTCTGTTGTACAAGTTATTCCACTGCCCTTCACTGATGCAACCGAACAGCGTCTTCATCTACTGATAGATCTGGACCATCGTACCTATCTATACCCCAGAACTTCTGAAGCTATTAGTATTTTTCAACGTGAGTTTTCAAACATTTACTGGCACTCAGTTGATGCTGATAAAGGCATCGTTAAGGGTCATGCTTTGAAGAGAAATTCTGCCAGTGAAAACCTTGATGAGTATTGCTTTGACTCTAGAGATGTATGGTCAATTGTATTTCCACCTGACTCGGAAAAGATAATTGCAACTGTGACAAGAAAATTGAACGAG GTGGTCCATACTCAGACAAAGATTATAGCAGATCATGATGTAATGTACAAGTATATCTCAAAAAATTTGATGTTTGTTGCCACTGTTACGCCAAAAGCTAGTGGTGAAATTGGAACAGCTACCCCGGAGGAGTCGTCATTGGTTGTTTATCTTATTGATACTATAACTGGTCGTATATTGCACAGAATGACTCATCATGGTTCTCAGGGTCCTGTCCATGCT GTTTTCAGTGAGAACTGGGTTGTCTATCACTACTTCAATTTGAGAGCACACAGATATGAGATGTCAGTCATTGAGATATACGACCAGTCTCGAGCG GCCAACAAGGATTTGTGGAAGCTTGTTCTTGGAAAACATAATCTTACTTCTCCTATTTCTTCGTACTCCCGAACTGAGGTTGTGACGAAATCGCAATCTTACTTTTTCACTAATTCTGTTAAAGCTATATCAGTGACATCAACAGCTAAGGGAATAACTTCAAAGCAGCTTCTTATTGGTACTATTGCAGATCAG GTTTTGGCACTTGATAAACGATTTCTAGATCCCCGTCGATCAGTCAACCCTTCACAAGCTGAGCGTGAAGAAGGCCTTGTTCCTTTAACAGATTCATTGCCCATCATTCCTCAG TCTTATGTAACGCATGCCCTTAAAGTAGAAGGACTTCGAGGCATAGTTACTGTACCTGCCAGGTTGGAGTCAACAACACTTGTTTTTGCATATGGAGTCGATCTCTTTTACACGCGAACTGCACCTTCGAGGACCTATGATTCGCTCACTGATGATTTTAGTTATGCTTTGCTCCTCATCACCATCGTTGTACTAATAGCGGCAATCTTCGTAACATGGATTTTGTCTGAGAAGAAAGATTTACAAGATAAGTGGAGGTGA